One Pseudomonas tolaasii NCPPB 2192 genomic window carries:
- a CDS encoding amino acid racemase, with product MSSTSRLGIVGGLGSLAGGDLFYKLVRSRAVLADPGRYHFLFEQHPFKDVALPLDRNASMTSRKFYVFQVCKGFETSGVDAVLLPCFASQTFRDEIQQELGIPVLDMMQALVRHIRQSVPPGTTLGVIASDFVRHCGLFERHLGQDFNLVYPDADTQAALMEAMYGVNGIKDGHLEGEPLETLYQTCLSLHLQGATLMVPGMTELSLVCDDLQRRGIRVLDINRLYADFATQAEGPARRPPFKLGVVGGVGPAATVDFMGKVVAHTPAGKDQDHIKMVVEQNPQIPDRTANLLRDETDPTLALYATCKRLESAGAQAIAIPCNTAHAFVERIQAHLRVPIVNMLTETIEWIARTHGTDQPVGLLATSGTVQSQVYHHAARRSGLHIITPGFDYQALVMASIYGEKGIKAGFTEGVCREQLLLAAEHLCELGARVLILGCTELPLVLAHSEGFEINRYRVALVDPTTLLAKRCVALARDC from the coding sequence ATGAGCAGCACGTCGCGGTTGGGCATCGTCGGCGGGCTGGGCTCTCTGGCGGGCGGTGATCTGTTCTACAAGCTGGTCAGGTCCCGCGCTGTGCTGGCGGACCCGGGCCGCTATCACTTCCTGTTCGAGCAGCACCCGTTCAAGGATGTGGCGCTGCCGCTGGACCGCAATGCGAGCATGACCTCGCGCAAATTCTACGTGTTCCAGGTGTGCAAGGGTTTCGAAACCAGCGGAGTGGATGCCGTGCTGTTGCCGTGCTTCGCCAGCCAGACCTTTCGCGACGAAATCCAGCAGGAGCTGGGTATTCCGGTGCTGGACATGATGCAGGCCCTGGTGCGCCACATTCGCCAGAGCGTCCCGCCGGGCACCACCCTGGGCGTGATCGCCTCGGACTTTGTGCGCCACTGCGGTTTGTTTGAGCGCCACCTCGGGCAGGACTTCAACCTCGTCTACCCCGACGCCGATACCCAGGCCGCGTTGATGGAGGCGATGTACGGCGTCAACGGCATCAAGGATGGCCACCTGGAAGGCGAGCCGCTGGAAACCCTCTACCAGACGTGCCTGTCGTTGCACTTACAGGGTGCCACGCTGATGGTGCCGGGCATGACCGAACTGTCGCTGGTCTGCGATGATTTGCAGCGCCGCGGCATCCGCGTTTTGGACATCAACCGGCTCTACGCCGACTTTGCCACCCAGGCGGAAGGCCCAGCCCGTCGCCCGCCCTTCAAACTGGGGGTTGTGGGTGGCGTAGGGCCCGCCGCCACGGTGGATTTCATGGGCAAGGTGGTCGCCCACACCCCGGCGGGCAAAGACCAGGACCACATAAAAATGGTGGTGGAGCAAAACCCGCAGATCCCCGACCGCACCGCCAATCTGTTGCGCGATGAAACCGACCCGACGCTGGCGCTGTACGCCACGTGCAAACGCCTGGAAAGCGCCGGCGCCCAGGCCATCGCGATTCCGTGCAATACGGCCCATGCCTTTGTCGAGCGCATCCAGGCGCATTTGCGCGTGCCGATCGTCAATATGCTCACGGAAACCATCGAGTGGATTGCACGCACCCATGGCACCGACCAGCCAGTCGGCTTGCTCGCCACCTCGGGCACCGTGCAAAGCCAGGTCTACCACCACGCCGCACGGCGTTCGGGCCTGCACATCATCACGCCGGGTTTTGATTACCAGGCGCTGGTGATGGCGTCGATCTATGGCGAAAAAGGCATCAAGGCCGGGTTTACCGAAGGCGTGTGCCGCGAGCAACTGCTGCTCGCGGCGGAGCATTTGTGTGAACTGGGGGCGAGGGTGCTGATTCTCGGCTGCACCGAGTTGCCTCTGGTGCTGGCGCACAGCGAGGGTTTTGAGATCAACAGGTATCGGGTGGCACTGGTGGACCCCACGACGCTACTGGCGAAGCGGTGTGTGGCGTTGGCCCGCGACTGTTGA
- a CDS encoding RraA family protein has product MSLPGSRILPNAPMAPAELVEAFAHVVTPHISDNLGRHIGARGLTRYNRTGKLVGTAITVKTRPGDNLLIYKAMSLLQPGHVLVVDGQGDTNNAVIGELVKLYAQQRGCVGFVIDGAIRDVASFDDTPCYARAVVHTGPYKTGPGEVNVPVSIGGMLINPGDLVVGDEDGLVAFSQADAAEVLRRAGAHAEHEEAVKAEIATGNLRQSWIDKVLQNAGLAD; this is encoded by the coding sequence ATGTCCTTGCCCGGTTCCCGCATCCTTCCCAACGCCCCCATGGCCCCGGCCGAGCTGGTCGAAGCGTTTGCCCACGTGGTCACGCCGCACATCAGCGACAACCTCGGCCGGCACATCGGCGCCCGCGGCCTGACGCGCTACAACCGCACCGGCAAACTGGTGGGCACGGCGATCACGGTAAAGACCCGGCCTGGCGACAACCTGCTGATCTACAAGGCGATGAGCCTGCTGCAGCCCGGCCATGTGCTGGTAGTGGATGGCCAGGGCGACACCAACAACGCGGTGATCGGCGAGCTGGTCAAGCTCTACGCCCAGCAACGCGGCTGTGTGGGGTTTGTGATCGACGGTGCAATCCGCGATGTCGCGAGCTTCGACGACACCCCCTGCTACGCCCGCGCCGTGGTGCACACCGGCCCCTACAAGACCGGCCCGGGCGAGGTGAACGTGCCAGTGTCCATCGGCGGCATGCTGATCAACCCGGGTGACCTGGTGGTGGGCGATGAAGACGGCCTGGTCGCGTTCTCCCAGGCCGACGCCGCCGAAGTGCTGCGCCGGGCCGGAGCACATGCCGAGCATGAAGAAGCCGTCAAAGCCGAAATCGCCACCGGCAACCTGCGCCAGAGCTGGATCGACAAAGTGCTGCAAAACGCTGGCCTGGCGGACTGA
- a CDS encoding cation:dicarboxylate symporter family transporter — protein MHTPRIPLVWQIMLGLLAGIAIGALLHRFPESRPWLVDNVLQPAGDIFIKLMKMIVVPIVFACMVVGIAGHGDGKTLGRIGVKSLGYFFCITTLAIIVGLVIGNLLQPGAGTELASLQAANITLPTSGGGSHSLGQIIVGIIPDNVISSMAQGSLLSVLFFAVMFGLGVSRLPAERKDPVIALMRGVSDAMFKVTSMIMAYSPIGVFGMIAVTVANFGFGSLLPLAKLIMVSYLSIVFFVLVVLNLIARLCGINLFALMRHIKDELVLAFSTASSAAVMPQLMKKLETYGVPPSLVSFVVPVGYSFNLDGASLFLGIGTLFVAQLYGIDLSLADQALLVVTMVLTSKGAAGVPGFMFVILSATLGSAGLPLEGIAFIAGVYRLMEMPTTALNVLGNALAPLVIAKWEARTAPEHSAEKMPAH, from the coding sequence ATGCACACGCCCCGTATTCCGCTGGTCTGGCAAATCATGCTCGGCCTGCTCGCCGGCATTGCCATCGGCGCCCTGCTGCATCGTTTTCCCGAATCCCGGCCGTGGCTGGTGGATAACGTTTTACAACCGGCCGGCGATATTTTTATCAAGCTGATGAAGATGATCGTGGTGCCCATTGTGTTCGCCTGCATGGTCGTGGGCATCGCCGGGCACGGCGACGGCAAAACACTGGGCCGCATCGGGGTGAAGTCCCTGGGCTATTTCTTCTGCATCACTACCCTGGCGATCATCGTCGGCCTGGTCATCGGCAACCTGCTCCAGCCCGGCGCCGGGACCGAACTGGCCAGCCTGCAGGCGGCGAATATCACCTTGCCAACCAGTGGCGGCGGCAGCCATAGCCTGGGGCAGATCATCGTCGGCATCATCCCTGACAACGTGATCAGTTCCATGGCCCAGGGCAGCCTGTTGTCGGTGCTGTTCTTCGCGGTGATGTTCGGCCTGGGCGTGTCGCGTCTGCCGGCTGAACGCAAGGACCCGGTGATCGCACTGATGCGCGGCGTGTCGGATGCGATGTTCAAGGTCACCTCAATGATCATGGCCTACTCGCCCATCGGCGTGTTCGGCATGATCGCCGTGACCGTGGCCAACTTCGGCTTCGGCTCGCTGCTGCCGCTGGCCAAGCTGATCATGGTCAGCTACCTGTCCATCGTGTTTTTTGTGCTGGTGGTGCTCAACCTCATCGCGCGGCTGTGCGGGATCAACCTGTTTGCGCTGATGCGCCATATCAAGGATGAGCTGGTCCTCGCCTTCTCCACCGCCAGCTCGGCGGCGGTGATGCCGCAACTGATGAAAAAACTTGAAACCTACGGCGTGCCGCCTTCGCTGGTGAGCTTTGTGGTGCCGGTGGGCTACTCATTCAACCTCGACGGCGCCTCGCTGTTCCTCGGCATCGGCACGCTGTTCGTGGCGCAGCTGTACGGCATCGACCTGAGTCTGGCCGACCAGGCGCTGCTGGTAGTGACCATGGTGCTCACCTCCAAGGGCGCCGCCGGGGTGCCGGGGTTCATGTTCGTGATTCTGTCGGCAACCCTGGGCAGCGCCGGGCTGCCGCTGGAAGGCATTGCATTTATTGCCGGCGTGTACCGGCTGATGGAAATGCCGACGACCGCGCTGAACGTGCTGGGGAATGCGCTGGCGCCGTTGGTGATTGCGAAGTGGGAGGCAAGGACTGCCCCTGAGCACAGTGCAGAGAAAATGCCCGCCCACTGA
- a CDS encoding pyridoxal phosphate-dependent aminotransferase, protein MSTAFLSERVLGIAPSPSVAANALVTELRAQGRDIVNFTVGEPDFDTPAHILEAASQAMRSGDTHYTATAGTLALRQAICLKLQRDNDLVYGLDEVVAGCGGKHIIYHALAATLNRGDEVIVHTPYWVSYPDIARLNDATPVIIPGDESLGFKLTPQVLEHAITAKTKWVILNSPNNPSGAVYTEAELLALAEVLRRHPHVLVMADEIYEHFVYGDARHLPLTRLAPDLKSRTLIVNGASKGYAMTGWRLGFGAGPAWLIAAIAKLLSQTTTCPSSLSQAAAVAAFAGDQTPIADMREEYRQRRALMLVLLAGIPELSVTPPDGAFYVFVNVSRLMGKLTPQGDRLESDTQLVDYLLRDYGLATVSGAAYGMSPYVRLSFASSRSVIEEGCRRLQDACHDLR, encoded by the coding sequence ATGAGTACTGCATTTTTGTCCGAACGGGTGCTGGGCATTGCGCCCTCCCCCAGCGTGGCGGCCAATGCCCTGGTCACCGAGCTGCGCGCCCAGGGCCGCGATATCGTCAACTTCACCGTCGGCGAGCCGGACTTCGACACCCCCGCGCATATCCTCGAAGCCGCCAGCCAGGCGATGCGCAGCGGCGACACCCACTACACCGCCACCGCCGGCACCCTCGCGTTGCGCCAGGCGATCTGCCTGAAACTGCAACGGGACAATGACCTGGTGTACGGGCTGGACGAAGTGGTCGCCGGCTGCGGCGGCAAGCACATCATCTATCACGCGCTGGCGGCCACACTCAATCGCGGCGATGAAGTCATCGTGCACACGCCGTACTGGGTGTCGTACCCGGACATCGCGCGGCTCAATGACGCCACGCCGGTGATCATCCCCGGCGACGAGAGCCTGGGCTTCAAGCTGACCCCGCAGGTGCTGGAACACGCCATCACCGCGAAGACCAAATGGGTGATCCTCAACAGCCCGAACAACCCCAGCGGCGCGGTGTACACCGAAGCCGAGCTGCTGGCGCTGGCCGAGGTGTTGCGCCGTCACCCCCATGTGCTGGTCATGGCCGACGAGATCTACGAACACTTCGTGTATGGCGACGCCCGGCACCTGCCGCTGACGCGCCTGGCGCCCGACCTCAAGTCGCGCACGCTGATCGTCAACGGCGCCTCCAAAGGCTACGCCATGACCGGCTGGCGCCTGGGTTTTGGTGCAGGCCCCGCGTGGCTGATCGCGGCCATCGCCAAACTGCTCTCGCAAACCACCACCTGCCCAAGCTCCCTGAGCCAGGCCGCGGCGGTGGCGGCGTTTGCCGGTGACCAAACGCCCATCGCCGACATGCGCGAAGAATACCGCCAACGCCGCGCCTTGATGTTGGTGTTGCTGGCCGGCATTCCCGAGTTGAGCGTGACCCCGCCGGACGGCGCGTTCTACGTGTTCGTCAACGTCAGCCGGCTGATGGGCAAGCTCACGCCACAGGGTGATCGCCTGGAAAGCGACACCCAATTGGTCGACTACCTGCTGCGCGACTACGGCCTGGCCACAGTGAGCGGCGCGGCGTACGGCATGTCGCCGTATGTGCGCCTGTCGTTCGCCAGCTCCCGGAGCGTGATCGAAGAAGGCTGCCGCCGCCTGCAAGACGCCTGTCACGACCTGCGCTGA
- a CDS encoding LysR family transcriptional regulator: MITFKQIDALYWIAELGSFEAAANKLNMSQSAISKRIQELEETFDVEIFDRSKRNARLTEKGGELLDYAKDLLQSRDQLLERVSARKVLVRRFRLGVTELTALTWLPALVEALRQAYPKVQIEPSVELSSELFRKLESDQLDLVIVPDVYSDPRFHSTPLQCVENAWMCSPGLIPDADPISLETLASYTVLTQGAHSGTGLIYERWLAAHNVQMPRTLTSHNLLVQVGLALSGIGVSYLPKACLSHLIEQGTLRALITQPELPSIQYVALHRVDRQFGLNQDVAQLAQECCDYSKLLL, from the coding sequence TTGATTACCTTCAAACAAATCGATGCGCTGTACTGGATCGCCGAACTGGGCAGTTTTGAAGCGGCGGCCAACAAGCTCAACATGTCTCAATCGGCCATCTCCAAGCGCATCCAGGAGTTGGAAGAGACCTTTGATGTGGAGATTTTCGACCGCAGCAAACGCAATGCCCGGCTCACCGAAAAGGGCGGCGAACTGCTCGATTACGCCAAGGATTTGCTCCAGAGCCGCGACCAATTGCTTGAGCGGGTCAGCGCGCGCAAGGTGCTGGTGCGCCGGTTTCGCCTGGGCGTCACCGAACTCACTGCCCTGACCTGGTTGCCGGCGCTGGTGGAGGCGCTGCGTCAGGCTTACCCGAAAGTGCAGATCGAACCGTCGGTGGAACTGAGCAGCGAGTTGTTTCGCAAGCTGGAGAGCGATCAGCTCGATCTGGTGATCGTGCCCGATGTCTACAGCGACCCGCGTTTTCACAGCACGCCGCTGCAGTGCGTGGAAAACGCCTGGATGTGTTCGCCCGGCCTGATCCCGGATGCCGACCCGATCAGCCTGGAAACCCTGGCCAGTTACACCGTGCTCACCCAGGGCGCGCATTCCGGCACGGGGTTGATCTACGAACGCTGGCTGGCGGCGCACAACGTGCAGATGCCGCGCACCCTGACCAGCCATAACCTGCTGGTGCAGGTGGGGCTGGCGCTGTCGGGGATCGGCGTGAGTTACCTGCCCAAGGCGTGCCTGTCGCACCTGATCGAGCAAGGCACCTTGCGCGCCCTGATCACCCAGCCGGAACTGCCGAGCATTCAGTACGTGGCGCTGCACCGGGTGGACCGGCAGTTTGGCTTGAACCAGGACGTGGCGCAGCTGGCGCAGGAGTGTTGTGATTATTCGAAGTTGTTGCTGTGA